One window of the Gemmatimonadales bacterium genome contains the following:
- a CDS encoding type II toxin-antitoxin system RelE/ParE family toxin — protein sequence MAVSVRLEFIYTPLFEASAKGLLDDEAMRQLETTLLRDPQQGDVVAGTGGVRKLRAALPGRGKRGGARVIYLYVTVRGRVYFLLAYAKNRRVDLTPAEKRAVHAMARQLEREV from the coding sequence ATGGCCGTCTCCGTCCGCTTGGAGTTCATCTACACCCCCTTGTTTGAGGCCAGTGCGAAGGGGTTGCTGGATGACGAAGCCATGCGGCAACTGGAAACGACCCTCCTCCGCGATCCACAGCAGGGGGATGTCGTTGCAGGCACCGGCGGCGTGCGGAAGCTGCGTGCCGCGTTGCCTGGACGCGGGAAACGGGGCGGTGCCCGAGTCATCTATCTCTACGTGACTGTGCGGGGCCGGGTCTACTTCCTGCTGGCGTACGCCAAGAATCGGCGAGTCGATCTTACACCGGCGGAGAAGCGCGCGGTGCACGCGATGGCGCGGCAACTGGAACGGGAGGTCTAA